From the Sphingomonas suaedae genome, one window contains:
- the thpR gene encoding RNA 2',3'-cyclic phosphodiesterase, which translates to MHRLFVALRPPPPIRARLLGLMGGVPGARWQSEDQLHLTLRFVGEVDSRTADDVAAALGSIRFDLPPLRLSGCGMFDTRGKPNALWAGVAPRDPLAALHRKVDAAIVRAGLEPEHRAFVPHITLARLSGSAGPADRFLVDHAGLTSPDFAVTHMTLYESRLRHGGASYDAIERYRLNAI; encoded by the coding sequence ATGCATCGCCTGTTCGTCGCATTGCGGCCACCGCCGCCGATTCGCGCGCGCTTGCTCGGCCTGATGGGCGGGGTACCGGGCGCGCGCTGGCAGAGCGAGGACCAGCTCCATTTGACCTTGCGCTTCGTCGGCGAGGTCGATTCGCGCACCGCCGACGATGTCGCGGCGGCGCTCGGCAGCATTCGCTTCGACCTGCCCCCGCTGCGCCTGTCGGGCTGCGGGATGTTCGACACGCGGGGCAAGCCGAACGCGCTCTGGGCGGGGGTCGCGCCGCGCGATCCGCTCGCCGCGCTTCATCGCAAGGTCGATGCCGCGATCGTCCGCGCGGGGCTGGAACCGGAGCACCGCGCCTTCGTGCCGCACATCACCCTCGCCCGCCTCTCCGGATCGGCGGGTCCGGCGGACCGTTTTCTCGTCGATCATGCGGGCCTTACCAGCCCGGATTTCGCCGTCACGCACATGACGCTCTACGAAAGCCGCCTCCGCCATGGCGGCGCCAGCTATGATGCGATCGAGCGC
- a CDS encoding Bax inhibitor-1/YccA family protein, whose protein sequence is MANWSDPQSTAAPYATAAGTRDSAAYDAGLRSYMLSVYNYMASGVLLSGIVALLFAWGGEQSVAYSVFANGGPLVWLIVLSPLAIVFAMSFGQNKMSTGTLQILFWSFAVLMGLSLSTLLLRYTGTSVAQAFFATAAGFVALSLYGYTTKRDLTAFGSFLIIGVVGLLVAMIINIFTQSTTLSLIISIGGVLIFAGLTAYDTQRIKSMYQYVAGTDMVGKVVIMSALSLYLDFINMFQFLLALMGTSRD, encoded by the coding sequence ATGGCTAACTGGTCTGACCCCCAATCGACCGCCGCGCCGTACGCGACGGCCGCAGGTACGCGGGATAGCGCCGCGTATGATGCGGGGCTGCGGTCCTATATGCTTTCGGTTTACAACTATATGGCGTCGGGCGTTCTGCTCAGCGGCATCGTCGCATTGCTGTTCGCCTGGGGCGGTGAGCAGTCGGTCGCCTATTCGGTGTTCGCCAATGGCGGGCCGCTGGTGTGGCTGATCGTGCTGTCGCCGTTGGCGATCGTGTTCGCGATGAGCTTCGGCCAGAACAAGATGTCGACAGGCACCTTGCAGATTCTGTTCTGGAGCTTCGCGGTCCTGATGGGCCTGTCGCTCTCGACGCTGCTGCTGCGCTACACCGGCACGTCGGTCGCGCAGGCATTCTTCGCAACGGCGGCGGGCTTCGTGGCGCTGAGCCTCTATGGCTATACCACCAAGCGTGACCTGACCGCGTTCGGCAGCTTCCTGATCATTGGCGTGGTTGGACTGCTGGTCGCCATGATCATCAACATCTTTACCCAGTCGACCACGCTGTCGCTGATCATCAGCATCGGCGGCGTGCTGATCTTCGCTGGCCTGACGGCGTATGACACGCAGCGGATCAAGAGCATGTACCAATATGTCGCGGGTACCGACATGGTGGGCAAGGTCGTCATCATGAGCGCACTCTCGCTCTATCTCGACTTCATCAACATGTTCCAGTTCCTGCTCGCCCTCATGGGCACGTCGCGCGACTGA